The Urbifossiella limnaea genome has a window encoding:
- a CDS encoding arginyltransferase, whose protein sequence is MVSLLTFTTPPYPCAYLPDRAATLDYEVVAAADAADYAARMAAGWRRFGHQFFRPVCAGCTACQSLRVPVATFKPDRSQRRAAAANADTRLVIDAPKVTPAKLALYDRFHVFQSESKGWPGHGPKDALEYAESFTVNPFPTEEWRYFRGRRLTGVGYVDHLPGALSAIYFFYDPDERDRSPGTFNVLSILGRAAELGYEHVYLGYYVEGCRSLEYKARFRPNEVLAGNGAWQPFLT, encoded by the coding sequence ATGGTCTCGTTGCTGACGTTCACGACGCCGCCGTACCCGTGCGCGTACCTGCCGGACCGCGCGGCGACGCTCGACTACGAGGTCGTGGCCGCGGCCGACGCGGCTGACTACGCCGCCCGCATGGCCGCCGGCTGGCGCCGCTTCGGGCACCAGTTTTTCCGCCCCGTTTGCGCCGGTTGCACCGCCTGCCAGTCGCTCCGCGTACCCGTCGCTACGTTCAAACCCGACCGCAGCCAGCGCCGCGCCGCGGCCGCGAACGCCGACACCCGCCTCGTCATCGACGCGCCGAAGGTGACGCCCGCGAAGCTTGCGCTGTACGACCGGTTCCACGTCTTTCAGTCCGAGAGCAAGGGGTGGCCCGGGCACGGCCCGAAGGACGCGCTGGAGTACGCCGAGTCGTTCACGGTGAATCCGTTCCCGACCGAGGAGTGGCGGTACTTCCGCGGCCGGCGGCTGACCGGCGTCGGGTACGTCGATCACCTGCCGGGGGCACTGTCGGCGATCTACTTCTTCTACGACCCGGACGAGCGCGACCGGTCGCCGGGGACGTTCAACGTGCTGTCGATCCTGGGCCGCGCCGCGGAACTGGGGTACGAGCACGTCTATCTGGGCTACTACGTCGAGGGGTGCCGGTCGCTGGAGTACAAGGCGCGGTTCCGGCCGAACGAGGTGCTCGCCGGCAACGGTGCGTGGCAGCCTTTTCTGACGTAA
- a CDS encoding menaquinone biosynthesis family protein produces MTTQLIRVGHSPDPDDAFMFHALANDKIPTGNLRFTHELQDIETLNRRALRGELEVTAVSIHAYSFLLEKYALLPSGCSMGDKYGPMVVTREPMTVEDLPGVTIAVPGTLTTAFLTLKLLFESIGAKDQLKYEVIPFDEIIPALAAGKYEAGLIIHEGQLTFQNQGLHLAVDLGVWWQDRTGLPLPLGGNVIRKDLGAPLMSEVSRLLKQSIQYGLDHRREALTHALQYARDMDIDLADKFVGMYVNDWTLDYGDRGRAAIRKLLDEAHRAGVIPAPVAVEFVE; encoded by the coding sequence ATGACCACCCAACTCATCCGCGTCGGCCACAGCCCGGACCCCGACGACGCGTTCATGTTCCACGCGCTCGCCAACGACAAGATTCCCACGGGGAACCTCCGCTTCACGCACGAGTTGCAGGACATCGAGACGCTGAACCGGCGGGCGCTCAGGGGCGAGCTCGAAGTCACGGCCGTGAGCATCCACGCCTACAGCTTCCTGTTGGAAAAGTACGCTCTGCTGCCGAGCGGGTGCAGCATGGGCGACAAGTATGGCCCGATGGTCGTGACGCGCGAGCCGATGACGGTCGAAGACCTGCCCGGTGTCACGATCGCGGTGCCGGGCACGCTGACTACGGCGTTCCTGACGTTGAAGCTGCTGTTCGAGTCGATCGGCGCGAAGGACCAGCTGAAGTACGAGGTGATCCCGTTCGACGAGATCATCCCCGCGCTCGCGGCCGGGAAGTACGAGGCGGGCCTCATCATCCACGAGGGGCAGCTGACGTTCCAGAACCAGGGGCTGCACCTGGCGGTGGACCTGGGCGTGTGGTGGCAGGACCGCACCGGCCTGCCGCTGCCGCTGGGCGGGAACGTGATCCGCAAGGATTTGGGCGCCCCGCTGATGAGCGAGGTGAGCCGGCTGCTGAAGCAGAGCATCCAGTACGGCCTCGACCACCGCCGCGAGGCACTGACCCACGCGCTACAATACGCGCGGGACATGGACATCGACCTGGCTGACAAGTTCGTCGGCATGTACGTGAACGACTGGACGCTGGACTACGGCGACCGCGGCCGGGCGGCGATCCGTAAGCTGCTGGACGAGGCCCACCGGGCGGGCGTCATCCCGGCGCCGGTGGCGGTCGAGTTCGTGGAGTAG
- a CDS encoding ABC transporter ATP-binding protein, translated as MSQTLVVETRSLTKVYRDFWGRKKKTALNALDLSIHKGEIFGLLGPNGSGKTTTIKLLLGLLFPTAGDAFVFGEPAAKVEKNERIGYLPEESYLYRFLNAEETLDFYGRLFDMPATVRRERAAKLIDMVGLSADKKRILKEYSKGMRQRIGLAQALINDPELVILDEPTSGLDPLGTRWMKDLILELRKQGKTVLMCSHRLDDVQDVCDRIAILYNGDLQELGAVSKLVEDQNRIQVRATSVRETPELKADLEALFRKHGGTMEAMGHPTTTLEELFLKIVEESKARPGRRYLPPAEAAK; from the coding sequence ATGTCGCAGACCCTCGTCGTCGAAACCCGGAGCCTCACCAAGGTTTACCGGGACTTCTGGGGCCGCAAGAAGAAGACCGCCCTCAACGCCCTCGACCTCAGCATCCACAAGGGCGAAATCTTCGGCCTCCTCGGCCCCAACGGGTCCGGGAAAACGACCACGATCAAGCTGCTGCTCGGCCTCCTGTTCCCCACCGCCGGCGACGCCTTCGTCTTCGGCGAGCCGGCGGCCAAGGTCGAGAAGAACGAGCGGATCGGCTACCTCCCCGAGGAATCGTACCTCTACCGCTTCCTCAACGCCGAGGAAACGCTCGACTTCTACGGCCGGCTGTTCGACATGCCCGCCACGGTGCGCCGCGAGCGGGCCGCCAAGCTCATCGACATGGTCGGCCTCTCCGCCGACAAGAAGCGCATCCTGAAGGAATACTCCAAGGGCATGCGGCAGCGCATCGGCCTGGCCCAGGCGCTCATCAACGACCCCGAACTCGTCATCCTGGACGAGCCGACCAGCGGCCTCGACCCGCTCGGCACCCGGTGGATGAAGGACCTGATCCTCGAGCTCCGCAAGCAGGGTAAGACGGTGCTGATGTGCAGCCACCGGCTCGACGACGTGCAGGACGTCTGCGACCGCATCGCCATCCTGTACAACGGCGACCTGCAGGAGCTCGGCGCGGTGTCGAAGTTGGTCGAGGACCAGAACCGCATCCAGGTGCGGGCCACGTCCGTCCGCGAGACGCCGGAGCTCAAGGCCGACCTGGAGGCGCTGTTCCGCAAGCACGGCGGCACGATGGAAGCCATGGGCCACCCGACGACGACGCTCGAAGAACTGTTCCTGAAGATCGTCGAGGAGTCGAAGGCCCGGCCGGGCCGCCGCTACCTGCCGCCGGCCGAGGCGGCGAAGTAA
- a CDS encoding amino acid ABC transporter ATP-binding protein — protein sequence MIRVTNLVKEHTGHRILNGLSVEFPRGKVTGVVGPSGSGKSTLLRCVNGLEPFQAGEVAVGGVRLVGGGTPPKATLVELRRRVGMVFQSFNLFPHMTVLGNVMSGPVHALGKPAAEAEATAKRLLDRVGLADKAAAKPAQLSGGQQQRVAIARALAVNPAAILFDEPTSALDPRMAAEVMRVIDDLADDEQLQTTMVIVTHDIPALRRVADTLVVLDRGVVAYAGDPAAAPPGYLDHP from the coding sequence ATGATCCGCGTCACGAACCTGGTCAAGGAGCACACCGGGCACCGCATCCTGAACGGGCTGTCGGTCGAGTTCCCGCGCGGCAAGGTCACGGGCGTCGTCGGCCCGTCGGGGAGTGGCAAGAGCACGCTTCTCCGATGCGTCAACGGGCTCGAACCCTTCCAGGCCGGCGAAGTCGCGGTCGGCGGCGTGCGGCTCGTCGGCGGCGGCACGCCCCCGAAGGCGACGCTCGTCGAGCTGCGGCGGCGCGTCGGCATGGTGTTCCAGTCGTTCAACCTGTTCCCGCACATGACCGTGCTCGGGAACGTGATGAGCGGCCCCGTCCACGCCCTCGGCAAGCCGGCGGCGGAAGCCGAAGCTACCGCCAAGAGGCTGCTCGACCGCGTCGGGCTGGCCGACAAGGCGGCGGCGAAGCCGGCGCAGCTGTCCGGCGGGCAGCAGCAGCGTGTTGCGATCGCCCGCGCACTGGCGGTTAATCCGGCGGCGATCCTGTTCGACGAACCGACCAGCGCCCTCGACCCCCGCATGGCCGCCGAGGTCATGCGCGTCATCGACGACCTGGCCGACGACGAACAGCTGCAAACCACGATGGTGATCGTCACCCACGACATCCCCGCGCTGCGGCGGGTGGCCGACACGCTGGTCGTGCTCGACCGCGGAGTGGTCGCCTACGCCGGCGACCCGGCCGCCGCCCCGCCGGGCTACCTGGACCACCCATGA
- a CDS encoding ABC transporter permease: MTSPALFGILQLDRGEPFGYSQVPGLVQAWLQDAGGFAAVGLVLYLLYARSVPTQLSQSEKLRVPVTSWMLIAGLMAAICYAGVFALMLLPGNRGAVPEPPPPPPGSAVILPPPVWHWQLQPMLLMVGGMFAIVGLGQPFVRDLLKLRSRRIWALSKLGFKEAVRSKLLWLGLLILPFFLFRNVWMATVRPSDEFRILVTASIFAITGLVLFTAALLAAFSIPNDIKNQTIHTVVTKPVERFEIVLGRFVGYTALMTLAMAALTAFSLLMLNTATIDPKAEAETATARVPVRGALKFGSKKLDFEGTNVGREFEYRKYIAGDPLSPQRGIWEFGDVPGALPRAAKDAVRCEFTFDVFKLTKGEENKGVFATFRVVTHACPQVPPKDNSGEWEWADKDAFARYKADLDAMRKAGRNPEGAPPDTDGWKAANELAEKYGFYEIRNREAFDYAVGYVDIPAGLFRNAQQGNPPPVTDPTGKQVPGPRVSVQVKCESRGQLLGMAQPDLYLLEGSQPFTLNFIKGMVGLWCRLCIVVALAVVCSTYQSGVLSLLVTGLIFLTGYATEHLSDLALNRNIGGGPFESISRLVKAETPTAPSSDTAGGKALQVMDKGWAWVVRRIQNMIPDVESFVWTDFVSEGFNVNSEYLLVNLLVTAGYLLPWFVLGYFLMKSREVAN; the protein is encoded by the coding sequence GTGACGTCGCCGGCCCTCTTCGGCATCCTCCAGCTCGACCGCGGCGAGCCGTTCGGGTACTCGCAGGTGCCGGGCCTCGTCCAGGCGTGGCTCCAGGACGCCGGCGGGTTCGCCGCCGTCGGCCTCGTCCTGTACCTGCTCTACGCCCGCTCGGTGCCGACGCAGCTGTCGCAGTCCGAGAAGCTGCGCGTGCCGGTCACGTCGTGGATGCTCATCGCCGGCCTCATGGCCGCGATCTGCTACGCCGGCGTGTTCGCCCTGATGCTGCTGCCGGGCAACCGCGGCGCCGTTCCCGAGCCGCCGCCGCCGCCGCCGGGAAGCGCCGTCATCCTCCCGCCGCCGGTCTGGCACTGGCAGTTACAGCCGATGCTGCTGATGGTCGGCGGCATGTTCGCCATCGTCGGCCTCGGCCAGCCGTTCGTCCGCGACCTGCTCAAGCTCCGCTCGCGGCGCATCTGGGCGCTGTCGAAGCTCGGGTTCAAGGAGGCGGTGCGGTCGAAACTGCTGTGGCTCGGGCTCCTGATCCTGCCGTTCTTCCTGTTCCGCAACGTGTGGATGGCCACCGTCCGCCCGTCCGACGAGTTCCGCATCCTGGTCACCGCGTCGATCTTCGCCATCACCGGGCTGGTGCTCTTCACGGCGGCCCTGCTGGCCGCGTTCAGCATCCCCAACGACATCAAGAACCAGACCATCCACACCGTCGTGACCAAGCCGGTCGAGCGGTTCGAGATCGTGCTCGGGCGGTTCGTCGGCTACACGGCCCTGATGACGCTGGCGATGGCGGCACTGACGGCGTTCAGCCTGCTGATGCTGAACACGGCGACGATCGACCCGAAGGCCGAGGCCGAGACGGCGACGGCCCGCGTGCCGGTCCGCGGGGCGCTCAAGTTCGGGAGCAAGAAGCTCGACTTCGAGGGGACGAACGTCGGCCGGGAGTTCGAGTACCGCAAGTACATCGCCGGCGACCCCCTCTCGCCCCAGCGCGGCATCTGGGAGTTCGGCGACGTGCCGGGGGCGCTGCCGCGGGCGGCCAAGGACGCGGTCCGGTGCGAGTTCACGTTCGACGTGTTCAAGCTGACCAAGGGCGAGGAGAACAAGGGCGTGTTCGCCACCTTCCGGGTGGTGACGCACGCCTGCCCCCAGGTCCCGCCGAAGGACAACAGCGGCGAGTGGGAGTGGGCCGACAAGGACGCCTTCGCCCGGTACAAGGCTGACCTGGACGCCATGCGGAAGGCCGGCCGTAACCCCGAGGGCGCCCCCCCGGACACCGACGGCTGGAAGGCCGCCAACGAACTGGCCGAGAAGTACGGCTTCTACGAAATTCGCAACCGCGAGGCGTTCGACTACGCCGTGGGTTACGTGGACATCCCCGCCGGCCTGTTCCGCAACGCGCAGCAGGGCAACCCGCCGCCGGTGACGGACCCCACCGGCAAGCAGGTGCCCGGCCCGCGCGTCTCGGTGCAGGTGAAGTGCGAGAGCCGCGGGCAACTCCTCGGCATGGCCCAACCCGACCTCTACCTGTTGGAGGGGAGCCAGCCGTTCACCCTGAACTTCATCAAGGGCATGGTCGGGCTGTGGTGCCGGCTGTGCATTGTGGTGGCGCTGGCCGTGGTGTGCAGCACGTACCAGAGCGGCGTCCTCAGCCTGCTGGTGACGGGGCTGATCTTCCTGACCGGGTACGCCACGGAGCACCTGTCCGACCTGGCGCTGAACCGCAACATCGGCGGCGGGCCGTTCGAGTCGATTTCCCGGCTCGTGAAGGCCGAGACGCCGACCGCACCGTCGTCGGACACGGCGGGCGGCAAGGCGCTCCAGGTCATGGACAAGGGCTGGGCGTGGGTGGTGAGGCGCATCCAGAACATGATCCCGGACGTGGAATCGTTCGTGTGGACGGACTTCGTGTCCGAGGGGTTCAACGTCAACTCCGAGTACCTGCTGGTGAACCTGCTGGTGACCGCGGGCTACTTGTTGCCGTGGTTCGTGCTCGGGTACTTCCTGATGAAGTCGCGGGAAGTGGCGAACTGA